GACGCGGGCAAGGGATTCGTAATTGGACTGCATCTGACTGGCGAAGGAATGCCCAAACCCGGCAGTCGCGGGGCAATCTCCATCGGGCTGGATGCGCCGGAACCATTAGACGGCATGGTGGCGCGACTGACCGAAGCCGGTGTGCACTTCGACTGTCCGATCATCGATGACGGTCCGGTGCGCCTGGCTCCATTCTCCGATCCCGACGGCAATGAACTGTACTTCTGCGAATACAAACCACAGGATGAATCATGACCACTCTGCGACGCATGAAATTGTGCGCGGCACTTCTGCTGGCGCCGCTTCTATCCGGCT
This genomic window from Candidatus Zixiibacteriota bacterium contains:
- a CDS encoding VOC family protein — encoded protein: MIYGGNATVFVSDMDRALKFYTGTLGMKLMYAGGGEWASIDAGKGFVIGLHLTGEGMPKPGSRGAISIGLDAPEPLDGMVARLTEAGVHFDCPIIDDGPVRLAPFSDPDGNELYFCEYKPQDES